The Fervidicoccaceae archaeon genome contains a region encoding:
- the gltA gene encoding NADPH-dependent glutamate synthase, protein MRLRVPVPKRDPLERSRDFAEVSLGYDEREAVAEASRCIQCPSRPCVSGCPIGVDVPRFVKLLAERKFSEAYRVLTDRCPVPAITGRVCPQERQCEALCTLAKLDQPIAIGALERFLGDWAYENGLERPKRVDAVRGKSVAVVGSGAAGIIVASDLARLGYEIVLYEALHAPGGVMVYGIPEFRLPKRVVEAELRYLDELGAEVLLGAVVGKTFTVDELLDQHDAVFLGTGAGRPRLLGVPGEELNGIYTANEFLVRVNLMRSYLFPEYDTPLKVGSRVAVIGAGNTAMDAARTAVRMGAREVWVLYRRTRAEMPARLEEVRNAEEEGVKFVFLVRPVAFRGSFSVESVVLEKMKLGEPDESGRPRPLPTGELIEFEVDTVINAIGFHPNPLVPSVTPGLKTLPDGRIYVDSSCRTSLPRVYAGGDVVVGEGTVIEAMGWGRRAAKSIHEDLARS, encoded by the coding sequence TTGAGGCTCAGAGTACCCGTCCCAAAGAGAGATCCCCTCGAGAGGTCGAGAGACTTCGCCGAGGTCTCTCTAGGCTATGACGAGAGAGAGGCCGTGGCCGAGGCCTCGAGGTGCATACAGTGCCCCTCGAGGCCCTGCGTCTCGGGGTGCCCAATAGGGGTCGACGTACCGAGATTCGTGAAGCTCCTGGCCGAGAGGAAATTCTCCGAGGCCTACAGAGTTCTGACCGATAGGTGCCCAGTGCCCGCGATAACTGGGCGCGTGTGCCCCCAAGAGAGGCAGTGCGAGGCCCTGTGCACGCTCGCAAAGCTTGACCAGCCCATCGCCATAGGAGCGCTCGAGAGATTTCTCGGCGACTGGGCCTACGAGAACGGGCTCGAGAGGCCTAAGCGCGTCGACGCGGTGAGAGGGAAGAGCGTAGCCGTAGTGGGCTCAGGAGCGGCGGGTATAATCGTGGCATCTGACCTCGCGAGGCTAGGGTACGAGATAGTGCTCTACGAGGCCCTCCACGCCCCGGGGGGCGTCATGGTGTACGGAATACCCGAGTTCAGGCTGCCGAAGCGCGTAGTCGAAGCCGAGCTGAGATATCTCGACGAGCTTGGAGCGGAGGTCTTACTCGGAGCGGTCGTGGGCAAGACCTTTACGGTGGATGAGCTGCTGGACCAACACGACGCGGTGTTCCTCGGAACGGGCGCGGGGAGGCCTAGGCTCTTAGGAGTGCCGGGCGAGGAGCTCAACGGCATCTACACGGCAAACGAGTTCCTCGTTCGCGTGAATCTGATGAGGTCTTACCTTTTCCCCGAATACGACACGCCGTTAAAAGTAGGAAGCAGAGTCGCCGTAATCGGAGCCGGCAACACGGCCATGGACGCGGCCAGAACCGCGGTGAGGATGGGGGCGAGAGAGGTCTGGGTCCTCTATAGGAGGACGCGCGCCGAGATGCCCGCGAGGCTCGAAGAGGTGCGCAACGCCGAAGAGGAGGGGGTCAAGTTCGTGTTCCTGGTGAGACCGGTCGCGTTCCGCGGCTCGTTCTCCGTCGAGTCGGTTGTGCTCGAGAAAATGAAGCTGGGAGAGCCCGATGAGAGTGGAAGGCCCAGGCCCCTTCCAACCGGCGAGCTCATCGAGTTCGAGGTCGATACTGTGATAAACGCGATAGGCTTCCACCCGAATCCTCTCGTGCCTTCGGTGACGCCCGGCCTCAAGACGCTTCCCGACGGCAGAATATACGTCGACAGCTCCTGCAGGACGTCGCTGCCCCGCGTGTACGCTGGGGGCGACGTGGTAGTGGGCGAGGGCACCGTGATAGAGGCTATGGGCTGGGGCAGGAGAGCGGCCAAATCTATTCACGAGGATCTCGCGAGATCTTAA
- a CDS encoding flavodoxin family protein: MPIRVLGINSSPRRTGGTSALLAVALEAARAEGATTEVLHLADLNLRPCEGCVSEDELKCRYPCPIEDDGRKLYEALLRSHGIVVATPIYWFNVSGLLKNAIDRMTVLENMLHFDGRSWLEGKVCGFIAIGSDAGAIAVIQNLMAVFNSFGALIPPWALAYHESPSSPLANRKALLDAANVGRVVVLAARMLNEGERAPRTWYRADPEYLRLLDEIVAKVGAEHKVLKMSETSCYPALSEVRT; encoded by the coding sequence TTGCCTATCAGAGTACTCGGGATAAACAGCTCGCCGAGGAGGACGGGGGGCACCTCGGCTCTCCTCGCCGTGGCTCTGGAAGCGGCTCGCGCCGAGGGGGCGACCACGGAAGTTCTGCACCTGGCCGACCTTAACCTGAGGCCCTGCGAGGGGTGCGTCAGTGAGGACGAGCTCAAGTGCAGATATCCCTGCCCCATCGAGGATGACGGGAGGAAACTCTACGAGGCTCTGCTGAGGAGTCACGGGATCGTCGTCGCCACCCCCATTTATTGGTTCAACGTGAGCGGTTTGCTCAAGAACGCCATAGATAGGATGACGGTCCTCGAGAACATGCTGCACTTCGACGGGAGGAGCTGGCTTGAGGGCAAGGTCTGCGGCTTCATAGCCATTGGCAGCGACGCGGGGGCCATAGCCGTGATACAAAACCTCATGGCGGTATTCAATAGCTTCGGAGCTCTGATACCGCCTTGGGCCCTAGCCTACCACGAATCCCCGAGCTCCCCGCTCGCCAATCGCAAAGCCCTCTTGGATGCGGCGAACGTGGGGAGGGTCGTGGTCTTGGCGGCGAGGATGCTTAACGAGGGGGAGAGAGCTCCGAGGACCTGGTATAGGGCCGACCCCGAGTACCTCCGTTTGCTCGACGAGATCGTCGCTAAGGTCGGCGCAGAGCACAAAGTATTAAAAATGTCGGAGACTAGCTGCTATCCAGCACTCTCCGAGGTCAGAACTTGA
- a CDS encoding sulfide/dihydroorotate dehydrogenase-like FAD/NAD-binding protein, whose protein sequence is MKTKHEVLRRRALAPGIVDIVVRAPLVARKAEPGQFVMVMADERGERIPLTLVDWSREEGWIEMVFLEVGVSTKKLSALREGQEVYHVAGPLGNPSKIERYGRVAVVGGGVANAALYPIARALRGLGNEVIAVVGARSSSLLVFEEKLSEFCDEVHVATDDGSRGFKGFVSQLLDELMGEGLELDAVWIVGPALMMRACAQVAAKRGVPVAYASLNPIMVCGMGMCGACRVKVGGRVRFTCVEGPEFDAYAVDWEDLIRRLGAFRDQEGLSLRLYSEAKRA, encoded by the coding sequence GTGAAGACGAAGCACGAGGTGCTGAGGAGGAGGGCCCTAGCCCCCGGCATAGTTGACATAGTGGTCAGGGCTCCGCTCGTCGCTAGAAAGGCCGAGCCCGGCCAGTTCGTCATGGTCATGGCCGATGAGAGGGGGGAGAGGATCCCTCTCACTCTCGTGGACTGGAGCCGCGAAGAAGGCTGGATAGAGATGGTTTTCCTCGAGGTGGGAGTCAGCACGAAGAAACTCTCCGCTCTGAGAGAAGGTCAAGAGGTCTACCACGTGGCTGGGCCACTCGGCAATCCCAGCAAGATAGAGCGGTACGGCAGAGTGGCCGTTGTGGGGGGAGGAGTCGCCAATGCTGCTCTTTACCCGATCGCGAGAGCGCTGAGAGGCCTCGGTAACGAGGTTATCGCGGTTGTCGGGGCCAGGTCCTCGTCTCTCTTGGTCTTCGAGGAAAAGCTCTCCGAGTTCTGCGACGAGGTCCACGTAGCAACCGACGACGGGAGCAGAGGATTCAAGGGTTTCGTCTCTCAACTCCTCGATGAGCTCATGGGAGAGGGGCTCGAGCTCGACGCAGTCTGGATCGTGGGCCCCGCCCTTATGATGAGGGCGTGCGCTCAGGTCGCCGCGAAGCGCGGCGTGCCCGTAGCATACGCGAGCCTCAACCCGATCATGGTATGCGGCATGGGGATGTGCGGGGCCTGCAGAGTAAAGGTGGGGGGCAGAGTTCGTTTCACGTGCGTCGAGGGGCCTGAGTTCGATGCGTATGCCGTCGACTGGGAGGACTTGATCAGGAGGCTGGGGGCCTTCAGGGACCAGGAGGGCCTTTCTCTAAGGCTCTACTCGGAGGCGAAGAGAGCTTGA
- a CDS encoding ARMT1-like domain-containing protein, which produces MNRPPQCFVCLVENRLKDLLKLGSSSDSLLLMLDALSRLSALERTEAFVESFEEVKKLTGVSDPYGPTKTRLMRAVAEVAPLLLEAAKGDGIRGLLGLAASANALDTRVLGYEFNEGSNLSDLLATPPLINDADEALLRRARTLAYVLDNHGEAVVDALVAAELSRLGLEVKVVARGSPYEIDVTYAEALELLGENIEVLSTGTPYPALYRRRAPRQVVEVLEGVDLVIAKGIANLEAYMDEPGWLRGKALFALRAKCPPIAKMFGVPRGSPLVASEHRVMELLERGPLSLVAISPGET; this is translated from the coding sequence GTGAACAGGCCTCCTCAGTGTTTCGTCTGTCTCGTTGAGAACAGGCTGAAGGATCTTCTGAAGCTAGGCTCCTCTAGCGACTCTCTCTTGCTCATGCTCGATGCTCTCAGCAGGCTCTCCGCGCTCGAGAGGACTGAGGCTTTCGTCGAGAGCTTCGAGGAGGTCAAGAAGCTAACCGGGGTCTCGGACCCCTACGGGCCCACGAAGACGAGGCTCATGCGCGCGGTAGCGGAGGTAGCGCCTCTGCTCCTCGAGGCGGCTAAAGGAGACGGTATCAGGGGGCTCCTAGGGCTCGCGGCCTCGGCTAACGCTCTAGACACGAGGGTCCTAGGCTACGAGTTCAACGAGGGCTCTAACTTAAGCGATCTGCTGGCGACTCCTCCGCTCATAAACGACGCAGACGAGGCCTTGCTGCGCAGAGCGAGGACCTTAGCCTACGTCCTCGACAATCATGGAGAGGCGGTAGTCGACGCTCTGGTTGCGGCGGAGCTCTCCCGCCTCGGTCTCGAAGTAAAAGTCGTGGCCAGAGGGTCGCCCTACGAGATCGATGTGACTTACGCCGAGGCTCTCGAGCTGCTGGGAGAGAACATCGAAGTACTCTCAACGGGGACGCCGTACCCGGCGCTCTACAGAAGGAGAGCGCCGAGACAGGTCGTCGAGGTCCTCGAGGGGGTCGACCTCGTCATCGCTAAAGGCATAGCCAACCTCGAAGCCTACATGGACGAGCCCGGCTGGCTTCGCGGCAAAGCCCTCTTCGCGCTCAGAGCGAAATGCCCTCCCATCGCTAAGATGTTCGGAGTGCCTCGGGGCTCTCCGCTGGTCGCTTCGGAGCACCGCGTGATGGAGTTGCTCGAGAGAGGGCCGTTGAGCTTAGTCGCGATCTCTCCTGGAGAGACGTAG
- a CDS encoding DUF72 domain-containing protein codes for MATKPEIYVGTSGWLYDWNPEGTLDWYVSHSGLNAVELNASFYRFPSVRHVSSWARRGSALRWSVKFHKSISHIYRLNEKAAEIASRFLERFEPLDRLVDFYLLQMPPTFARTRANEERVEKISSRLGLGRRLAIEFRHASWFSEEGLAVVERANATVVSVDSPDITWIEMTGDAVYLRMHGRATWYAHDYELREIEELLRSALSIGPAKLYIFFNNNHWMLKNAREALRLAMLLSSERP; via the coding sequence ATGGCGACGAAGCCGGAAATCTACGTAGGCACGAGCGGCTGGCTTTACGATTGGAACCCCGAAGGCACCCTGGACTGGTACGTCTCCCACAGCGGCCTCAACGCCGTCGAGCTCAACGCGTCGTTCTACAGGTTCCCCTCGGTGCGTCACGTATCTTCGTGGGCGAGGAGAGGATCCGCGCTCAGGTGGAGCGTGAAGTTCCACAAGTCGATCTCGCACATCTACAGGTTGAACGAGAAAGCCGCCGAGATCGCATCAAGGTTCTTGGAGAGGTTCGAGCCGTTGGACCGACTCGTCGATTTCTACCTACTACAAATGCCGCCGACCTTCGCTAGGACACGCGCTAATGAGGAGAGGGTCGAGAAGATCTCCTCGAGGCTGGGATTGGGTCGGAGGCTAGCCATAGAGTTCAGGCATGCGTCGTGGTTCTCCGAGGAGGGGCTCGCCGTGGTCGAGAGAGCTAACGCGACGGTAGTTTCCGTCGACTCTCCCGATATCACGTGGATCGAGATGACAGGGGACGCTGTCTACTTGAGGATGCACGGCCGAGCGACCTGGTACGCCCACGACTACGAGCTTCGCGAGATCGAGGAGCTCCTGAGGTCGGCTTTGTCTATTGGTCCGGCGAAGCTATACATCTTCTTCAACAATAATCACTGGATGCTCAAGAACGCGAGAGAGGCCCTGAGGCTGGCTATGCTCCTTAGCTCGGAGCGACCCTAA
- the speB gene encoding agmatinase, with product MSSWELWRIPAWRAFGGSPNPKRDTVRTSLLGVPLDSTSSFYPGSRFAPSAVRAVSESLEWYSYVMERALPENMVYDEGDLLVKPDDVSFSLRVTSEALRELVEEGRFPVLLGGEHTVTYAATEILDGDSLLVVFDAHLDARDEYLGSRLNHATVMRRILDKLPSECILFVGTRALSEEEEEFARSTGLKFISSRRVWAYGPRRAALSLREAVRGKERVYISIDVDVLDPAYAPGVGTPEPLGLDPHSLLALLGPLLSSANVVGADVVEVNPLLDRSSATSFMAAKLIIELAAAAQLRRELSR from the coding sequence ATGAGCTCTTGGGAGCTCTGGAGGATCCCGGCCTGGAGAGCCTTCGGGGGCTCCCCGAATCCGAAGCGCGACACGGTCAGGACCAGCCTGCTAGGAGTCCCCCTGGACTCTACGTCAAGCTTCTACCCGGGCTCGAGGTTCGCGCCCAGCGCGGTGAGGGCCGTCTCTGAGAGCCTGGAGTGGTACTCGTACGTAATGGAGAGGGCTCTGCCCGAGAACATGGTATATGACGAGGGAGACTTGCTCGTGAAGCCCGACGACGTCTCCTTCTCGCTGCGCGTGACCTCCGAGGCTCTGAGAGAGCTCGTAGAGGAAGGGAGGTTCCCCGTGCTCCTCGGAGGAGAACACACCGTGACGTACGCCGCGACGGAGATACTCGATGGGGATTCCCTCCTGGTGGTCTTCGACGCGCACTTAGATGCGAGGGACGAGTACCTCGGGTCTCGACTTAATCACGCGACCGTGATGAGGAGGATCCTCGACAAGCTCCCCAGCGAGTGCATTCTCTTCGTAGGTACCAGAGCGCTGAGCGAGGAGGAGGAGGAGTTCGCGAGAAGCACGGGCTTGAAGTTCATATCGTCGAGGCGCGTGTGGGCGTATGGACCTAGGAGAGCCGCTCTATCGCTTAGGGAGGCAGTAAGAGGAAAGGAGAGAGTATACATCTCGATCGACGTAGACGTGCTCGATCCCGCCTACGCGCCCGGCGTGGGGACCCCGGAGCCCCTGGGCTTGGATCCGCACTCTCTCCTCGCACTGCTGGGACCCCTCCTCTCCTCCGCCAACGTCGTTGGGGCCGACGTGGTCGAGGTCAATCCTCTGCTGGACCGCTCGAGCGCGACGTCTTTCATGGCGGCGAAGCTTATCATAGAGCTGGCGGCTGCCGCTCAGCTCCGGCGGGAGCTCTCTAGATAG
- a CDS encoding alanine--glyoxylate aminotransferase family protein, translating to METRARIFTPGPVELHERVLTALSKQVLSHRSAEFRKVLAEILEGVRRAALSEHAVPLLLTGSGTLAVDSMVYSIVDPGDEVILLEFGEFGSRLRKTLETRGCHVTVLRARPGRAVEVEEVEEVLDTRSNYRALFTVHNETSTGAKLSDLREIAEEAKKRGLLVCIDAVSSLGGEPLYMDAWGIDAVATCSQKCLGGPPGLSFVLLSREAVRRARETKAKPPYLDLSKYIEFAEKFETPFTPAVNLLFAMREALTLLAEEGLQRRWARYANLASRLYTELGELGLEAFPERDFRANTIVALRPPPGLSASIVVDKLEEEGVIIARGMGELRDSMLRIGVMGYMTDEDVDTIVSAFGRVMEGLSK from the coding sequence ATGGAGACGCGCGCTAGAATCTTCACGCCGGGGCCCGTTGAGCTGCACGAGAGAGTGCTGACCGCTCTCTCGAAGCAGGTGCTCTCCCACAGAAGTGCCGAGTTCAGGAAAGTGCTCGCGGAGATCCTCGAGGGAGTGAGGAGAGCCGCCTTATCCGAGCACGCGGTCCCCCTTCTGCTCACGGGCTCGGGCACCCTGGCCGTAGACTCTATGGTTTACAGCATAGTAGACCCAGGGGACGAAGTAATCCTCCTCGAATTCGGCGAGTTCGGCTCCAGGCTCAGGAAAACTCTCGAGACCAGGGGCTGTCATGTGACGGTCCTGAGAGCTCGGCCCGGGAGAGCCGTCGAGGTCGAAGAGGTTGAAGAGGTCCTAGACACGCGCTCGAACTACAGAGCCCTCTTCACGGTTCACAACGAGACAAGCACGGGCGCGAAGCTTTCCGACCTCCGCGAGATAGCGGAGGAGGCTAAGAAGAGAGGGCTCCTCGTATGCATAGACGCCGTCTCCTCGTTGGGGGGAGAGCCTCTCTACATGGACGCGTGGGGAATCGACGCGGTGGCCACCTGCAGCCAGAAGTGCCTTGGCGGCCCGCCCGGTCTATCCTTCGTTCTCTTAAGCCGAGAGGCCGTTCGGAGAGCGCGCGAGACCAAGGCCAAGCCCCCCTACTTGGACTTGAGTAAGTACATAGAATTCGCCGAGAAATTCGAAACGCCCTTTACTCCAGCGGTGAATCTGCTCTTCGCCATGAGAGAGGCCCTGACTCTATTGGCCGAGGAGGGGCTCCAGCGCAGGTGGGCTAGATACGCCAATCTCGCGTCCAGACTCTACACCGAGCTGGGCGAGCTGGGCCTCGAGGCTTTCCCCGAGCGGGATTTCCGCGCCAACACGATCGTCGCTCTGAGGCCTCCCCCGGGCCTCTCCGCCTCCATCGTTGTCGACAAACTCGAAGAAGAAGGCGTGATCATCGCGCGGGGCATGGGCGAGCTCAGAGACTCTATGCTCAGAATCGGAGTGATGGGCTACATGACTGATGAGGATGTCGACACGATAGTCTCCGCGTTTGGGAGAGTCATGGAGGGGCTCTCGAAGTGA
- a CDS encoding hydroxymethylglutaryl-CoA reductase, degradative — translation MREKSSRLPRFYEIPLEKRLELIAEIAELSNEERALLSSWGNLDPKLADVMIENVIGAMSLPLAIATNFRVNDRDYLVPMVIEEPSVVAAASHAAKLMREGRGIISVASDPIMIGQVMLIDVDAPTLACAAVLERRGEILSLANSTNETLLKLGGGAKDLECRSLETRRGPAVAVHLLVDVRDAMGANTVNAMAETVAPLLEEITGGKARLKIVSNLADRRIVRSRAVVKKEALGGEEVVDAIVDAWALADADPYRAATHNKGIMNGVIAVALATCQDHRAIEAGAHAYAARTGRYRPLSTWWKTRAGDLAGVLEMPVQVGTVGGAVRSHPVARIALKILGVSGARELAEVMGAVGLAQNLAALRALVTEGIQRGHMRLHARNLAIMAGATPEEAEEVARSLEGGGPVTLERVTRALEDLRRRRSEGHSPKQKD, via the coding sequence TTGAGGGAGAAGAGCTCGAGGCTGCCCCGCTTTTACGAGATCCCGCTCGAGAAGAGGCTAGAGCTGATAGCCGAGATCGCGGAGCTGAGCAACGAGGAGAGAGCTCTGCTGTCCAGCTGGGGCAACTTAGATCCCAAGCTCGCCGACGTAATGATCGAGAACGTAATTGGAGCAATGAGCCTCCCTCTCGCGATAGCGACGAATTTCAGAGTCAACGATAGAGACTACTTAGTGCCCATGGTGATAGAGGAGCCCAGCGTCGTAGCGGCCGCGAGCCACGCGGCCAAGCTGATGAGAGAGGGCAGAGGGATCATAAGCGTCGCATCGGACCCGATAATGATAGGGCAAGTCATGTTGATCGACGTCGACGCTCCCACTTTGGCGTGCGCCGCGGTTCTCGAGAGGAGGGGCGAGATACTCTCGCTCGCCAACTCGACTAACGAGACCCTCCTCAAGCTAGGAGGAGGAGCTAAAGATCTAGAGTGCAGGTCCCTCGAGACGAGGCGCGGCCCGGCGGTGGCGGTCCACCTCCTCGTCGACGTCAGAGACGCTATGGGAGCTAACACGGTGAACGCCATGGCGGAGACCGTGGCGCCTCTTCTCGAGGAGATAACCGGCGGCAAAGCCAGGCTCAAGATCGTGAGCAATCTAGCCGATAGGAGGATTGTCAGGAGCAGAGCCGTCGTCAAGAAGGAGGCGCTCGGGGGAGAGGAGGTGGTCGACGCAATAGTCGACGCGTGGGCTCTAGCCGACGCCGACCCCTACAGAGCAGCGACTCACAATAAAGGCATAATGAACGGGGTAATCGCCGTCGCTCTGGCCACGTGTCAGGACCACAGAGCCATAGAGGCGGGAGCTCACGCGTATGCCGCGAGGACCGGGAGATACAGGCCTCTATCCACATGGTGGAAGACCAGGGCGGGCGACCTGGCGGGGGTCCTGGAGATGCCCGTTCAGGTGGGCACGGTGGGGGGAGCCGTGAGGAGTCATCCCGTGGCCAGGATAGCGCTCAAGATCTTGGGCGTGAGCGGAGCCAGAGAGCTGGCGGAGGTAATGGGGGCCGTCGGATTGGCTCAGAACCTGGCCGCTCTGAGGGCTCTCGTGACCGAGGGAATTCAGAGAGGTCACATGAGGCTTCACGCGAGGAACCTCGCCATAATGGCTGGAGCTACGCCGGAGGAAGCCGAGGAGGTGGCTAGATCTCTCGAGGGCGGAGGGCCCGTGACGCTCGAGCGCGTCACGAGAGCTCTAGAGGACCTCAGGAGGAGACGCTCCGAGGGTCACTCGCCTAAGCAAAAGGACTAG
- the rpl12p gene encoding 50S ribosomal protein P1 — protein MGLEYIYASLLLHGAGKSITEENLRRVLEAAGLKVDEVRLKATVAALSEINIDEVLRSAAITPAAAPAAPAPAPAVQAKASVEEEKEKEAEEEKKELSEEELASGLAALFG, from the coding sequence TTGGGTCTCGAGTACATCTATGCCTCGCTGCTGCTACACGGAGCGGGAAAGAGCATCACCGAGGAAAACTTGCGCAGGGTGCTCGAGGCGGCTGGGCTCAAGGTAGACGAGGTAAGGTTGAAGGCCACAGTGGCTGCTCTCAGTGAGATCAACATAGACGAGGTGTTGAGAAGCGCGGCCATAACGCCTGCCGCTGCCCCCGCGGCCCCGGCCCCGGCGCCGGCGGTCCAGGCCAAGGCCTCGGTCGAGGAGGAGAAGGAGAAGGAGGCCGAGGAGGAGAAGAAGGAGCTGAGCGAAGAGGAGCTGGCCTCGGGCCTAGCCGCCCTCTTCGGATGA
- a CDS encoding acetamidase/formamidase family protein yields MKIRFYHVIVMRQPLFYSAIPAATLLLLLALVAAPASSAPTPLGIYGLPEERWDATGRVHILPCVPGVTATASFFDNAEPPVLYVNPGDIVIVETCYHHLDQNIPGVTIEQILKWHAEAKAKTLNYTYAWPGGPNKEEGHHTLTGPIYVRGAEPGDVLEIRYLDFYIKPYGFQEMLPGAPTVPELAGNGSIWWYFLDIYGKKSEVAPGVVIPFRPHPGVVGVALPEPGHYSGVAPGKHGGNIDTPDRTIGTIEYIPVWVRGALLKIGDFHVAQGYGEVTTSALEGAAWIVMKIDVRKDIKLTQPMMSTVDKWIVFGFDTDLDAALKKAVVNAVNFIVWNYGLDRQTAYAVASMAVDFVINEACNMMLSVQANIPKAIFVGYPHRNTLTLPSGPAAPGIVASDSFIR; encoded by the coding sequence ATGAAGATAAGGTTTTATCATGTGATTGTGATGCGTCAGCCGCTTTTCTACTCGGCAATCCCAGCCGCTACTCTCCTCCTCCTTTTGGCGCTCGTCGCGGCTCCCGCTTCGTCGGCTCCGACGCCTCTCGGGATCTATGGGCTTCCCGAAGAGAGGTGGGACGCGACAGGCAGAGTTCACATACTGCCGTGCGTGCCGGGAGTCACGGCCACGGCGTCTTTCTTCGACAACGCCGAGCCCCCGGTCCTATACGTGAATCCGGGCGACATAGTGATCGTCGAGACGTGCTATCACCACCTCGACCAGAACATACCGGGCGTGACTATAGAGCAGATCCTGAAGTGGCACGCTGAGGCGAAGGCCAAGACGCTCAACTACACGTACGCTTGGCCGGGAGGCCCCAACAAAGAAGAGGGCCATCACACTTTGACGGGCCCAATATACGTTAGAGGAGCAGAGCCCGGAGACGTCCTCGAAATACGTTACTTGGACTTCTACATTAAACCCTACGGGTTCCAGGAGATGTTGCCCGGCGCTCCAACGGTCCCCGAGTTAGCCGGTAACGGCAGCATATGGTGGTACTTCCTTGACATCTACGGCAAGAAATCCGAAGTGGCCCCGGGCGTCGTCATACCCTTCAGGCCGCATCCAGGCGTGGTGGGGGTCGCGCTGCCCGAGCCGGGCCACTACAGCGGGGTCGCCCCTGGAAAGCACGGAGGCAACATAGATACGCCGGACAGGACCATTGGGACGATCGAGTACATACCTGTATGGGTACGCGGGGCTCTCCTCAAGATCGGCGACTTCCACGTAGCTCAGGGCTATGGCGAGGTGACGACCTCGGCTCTCGAGGGAGCGGCCTGGATCGTCATGAAAATCGACGTGCGGAAGGACATCAAGTTGACCCAGCCCATGATGTCAACCGTCGATAAGTGGATCGTCTTCGGCTTTGACACCGACTTAGACGCGGCTCTCAAGAAGGCCGTCGTGAACGCCGTGAACTTCATCGTCTGGAACTACGGCTTGGATAGACAGACAGCCTACGCGGTGGCGAGCATGGCCGTGGACTTCGTGATAAACGAGGCTTGCAATATGATGCTCTCGGTACAGGCCAATATCCCGAAGGCGATCTTCGTGGGCTATCCTCACAGGAACACTCTGACTCTGCCAAGCGGCCCGGCGGCACCTGGCATCGTAGCGTCGGACTCCTTCATAAGGTGA
- a CDS encoding D-2-hydroxyacid dehydrogenase produces MRWRVFVGLGLAQPRRALELGSRALVADPVDEDLINGLESLGFSVTYSPNITRDELLRAIEHYDLLIVRSRTKVDAEVLKRGARLKVVARAGVGLDNVDVETATRLGITVLCAPEAPAQSVAELTIGLMIAAARRLTEAIELARSGSWKKVQGFELQGKLVGIIGFGRIGSKVARILRAFEARVLVYDVADVSQKALALGAEVARSLHDLLRRSDIVSLHVPLTPETYHMIGPREFELFKDGAILVNTSRGAVIDTRALLDALNSGKIGAAALDVLENEPPREPHELELLRHPRVLVTPHIGSQTVEAQKRIAAEILSRLRALMSEERRDGDAR; encoded by the coding sequence TTGAGGTGGAGAGTTTTTGTCGGACTCGGACTCGCGCAGCCGCGGAGGGCCCTCGAGCTGGGCTCTCGGGCCCTCGTAGCCGATCCGGTAGACGAAGATCTAATCAATGGCCTCGAGAGCCTGGGCTTCAGCGTGACTTATTCGCCGAATATAACGCGTGACGAGCTCCTCCGCGCCATAGAACATTACGATTTGCTAATCGTCAGGAGCAGGACCAAGGTAGACGCCGAGGTCCTGAAGCGGGGAGCGAGGCTCAAGGTCGTAGCGAGAGCGGGCGTAGGCCTCGATAACGTTGACGTGGAAACTGCCACGAGGCTCGGGATAACCGTCCTCTGCGCTCCCGAGGCCCCCGCGCAATCTGTCGCGGAGCTCACTATAGGGCTCATGATAGCTGCCGCTCGCAGACTGACCGAGGCCATAGAACTCGCTAGGTCCGGCTCTTGGAAGAAGGTGCAGGGCTTCGAGCTCCAAGGCAAGCTCGTTGGAATAATCGGATTCGGCCGGATAGGCTCAAAGGTCGCCCGCATCCTGAGGGCGTTCGAAGCCCGCGTCCTCGTCTACGACGTCGCGGACGTCAGCCAGAAGGCCCTAGCGCTCGGCGCCGAAGTGGCGAGGAGCTTACACGATCTGCTGAGGCGCTCCGATATAGTGTCCCTCCATGTCCCCCTAACGCCGGAGACCTATCACATGATAGGTCCGAGGGAGTTCGAGCTCTTCAAAGACGGAGCGATATTAGTGAACACTTCGAGAGGCGCGGTAATCGATACAAGAGCTCTGCTCGACGCTCTCAACTCGGGCAAGATCGGGGCGGCGGCGCTGGACGTCCTTGAGAACGAGCCGCCGAGAGAGCCCCACGAGCTCGAGCTGCTGAGGCACCCGAGGGTCTTGGTCACGCCGCACATAGGCTCCCAGACCGTAGAGGCTCAGAAGAGGATAGCAGCAGAGATCCTTAGCAGGTTGAGAGCGCTGATGAGCGAGGAGAGGAGAGATGGAGACGCGCGCTAG